CTCAGAAGTCGAAGAATCTTAAGGGAACCTCCATCGCGGCCCTTAAGAAAGCGTCCTGCACCATAAAGGAGGCGTGCGTTTGCCTCCTTAGCAGGACAGTATCGGAAGAGACGAGAGCCTTGGCGGCGGAAAACACACGCCTCTCCAGAGAGCTCGAGGTTATGAAGAAGGAGCTAGAGGCCGTCAAGCGTAAACTCGCTGACGCCCAACCACAGTCTGCTCCCACCATCAAAGAGCCGAATGTGGAAGAGCTATTGCAGCGAGCGCTGCGCGAGGCGGTCTCCGTGATGAACGCCCGCATGGACGCGCGCCTGGAGGGGCTGGAGGCCCGACTTTTACCGGAGCCTCGCCTGCGCCCTCCACTCGCCGCGGACAAAAAGAAGGAAAGCGATGCCTCCACATCAGTCGCAAGGCCGCAGCTACCTGAAATGGAAAAAGAGATTCCGCCTCCGCCGGGGCCATCAGTCTCTACATTGATGCCTCCGACGAATCCGGGTCCCAAACCAAAAAGGACAAAGAAGAGGCGAAAGTCTGCCGCCGCCGTCGAGGCTCCAACCGCGAGAAGCGATGCAACGACTGCGGCAGTTGCGACACAGCCAACAGCCTCTCCTTCATGGACAGAGGTAGTAAAGAGAGGGAAAACACCGAAGAAGGCGGGAGACAGGAAAAAGACGCTGAAGAAGAAGGAGAAAAAGAAGAAGGAAAGACAGCTCCGCGCTCCGAAGACAGCAGCCGTAGTACTTACGCTGATTCCGGATGCGGAGAAAAATGGCGTCACTTACCAGGACGTCATTGATAAGGCCAAGTTGCATCTGGACTTGACTGCACTCGACATACCGGCGGTCAAATTTAAGCGGGCTATAACCGGTGCTCGTATGTACGAAGTCTCGGGGGCGGAATGTAAGGAGAGGGCCGACGCTCTGGCGAGCAAATTAAGAGAGATTGTCGGAGAGGACATGGTGCGCGTGTCCCGACCGCAAAAATGCGCCGAGCTCCGAATCACGGGTCTCGACGACTCTGCAACAGCGACAGAAATCACGGCTGCTGTCGCAAGGAAGGGTGGTTGTCGACCGGAAGATATCAGAGTCGGCGAGATCCGTGTAGACAGAAGAGGACGCGGTATGGCCTGGGTCAAGTGCCCGGTTGAGGCCGCCAAATTGGTGATGGCACCTCCTACCAGGGTGTGCGTCGGCTGGACGGTAGCGCAAGTGACCCTCCTGTCCCAGCGCACCATGAGATGCTTCCGGTGCCACGAAGAGGGACATACCCGAGCAACCTGCTCCTCAGAAACTGACCGCAGTGAACTCTGTTTCCGCTGCGGTCAGGCCGGGCACTCGACCAAACAGTGCGGAAACCCTCCGCACTGCGCGTTATGTGAGTCGAGAGGGAAGGCGGCAGACCACATAGTAGGCAGCGCACGCTGCAATAAATCTGCCTCCAAAACAAAACGGAAAGGCCCTAAAAAGAGCCAATCGCCTCGAGAGGCTGCCACAACATCTACGGCGGCCCCCAGTGCCAGAGCGGACACCATGGAGGCCCAATAACGGCCACCTTACGGTTCCTTCAGGGCAACCTGAATCACTGCGCTGCGGCGCAGGATCTTTGGGTTCAGGTTCTTTTGCAGTGGGAGATCGACGTGGGCATTATTGCAGAGCCGTACCGCGTCCTGGATAGAAGCGACTGGGTGGGAGACGTCGACTCGTTGGTCGCCATAGTCTTTGGTCCCAAAATCGTGCCTCCTTCGTCGAGGAACGCGATAAGGGGCCGTGGATTTGTTGTCGCCATCTTGGGGACCCTCACCGTGGTGGGGGTTTACTTTTCCCCCAACAAGCCGATCGTCGAGTTTGAGGCGCTCTTGCTTCAATTGACCGCCGTCGTAGAGGGGTCGAGTCGCCCCGTAGTTGTCGCCGGAGACTTCAACGCGAAGTCTCCGCTGTGGGGCTCCCCGGCGGCAAATGCGAGAGGTCGACTCTTGGAGGATTGGTTGGTCACTACCGGCCTGGTCCTGGCAAACCGCGGTGCGTCCAGTACATGCGTCCGGCCACAGGGAGAGTCCATAGTGGACCTCACCCTGGTCAGCCCAGCCATCGCCCCGCGTATCACCGAGTGGAAGGTCTTGAGTCGCATTGAGACTCTCTCGGACCACCTCTACATACGCTTCGTCGTCTCGGCTCACTTGACGGAGCCAGGCCGCTCATTCACACCTGGTACAGGCCTGAGGTGGTCTTTGAAGAAGTTGGACCGCGACCTCCTCAAAGAGGCAGCAGCCGTCGCATCGTGGGCGCCTCTACCATCAGAGGACGTAGAAGAGTGCGCGGAGTGGCTGATTGAGGCGGCACACAACATATGTGACGCCTCAATGCCCCGCGCCGGACCAGCCGTGCCAAGACGCCAGACGTACTGGTGGAGTCCGGATTTGAAGCGTCTCCGTgatgagtgtgtggcagctcgcCGCCGCTATTTGCGGTATCGAAGACGACGGATCCGAAGCGAGGCAGAGGAGGAGTCCATATACGATGGATACCGCACTGCGCGCCATAACCTTCGCGACGCCATCAGACTGGCCAAGAAGACGGCATGGGAGGAATTCCTGGGTACTCTGGAGCAGGACCCGTGGGGCAGACCTTACAAATGGGTGAGGCAAAAGCTTCGCCCTGCTGCCCCACCTCTCACCCAGTCCTTGCCACCGGAATTCTGTAGAACTATTGTGTCGGCCCTATTTCCACCCAGGGCCGAGTGGTCCCCACCAACTATGGCACCACCAACTGCAGAGACCGAGGAGGAGGAAATTCCCCCAGTGACAGCCGGAGAACTGGCAGCGGCGGTCCATAAAATGGCCCTCCAGAACAAAGCCCCTGGATTGGACGGGGTCCCCGGTCGTGTCTGGGTGCTAGCGATGGAGCAGATGGAAGAGCGTGTTCTCGCCCTACTGAATATGTGCTTCGTGCAAGGGCGAATACCACGTCGCTGGAAGACTGGCAAACTCGTGCTACTCAGGAAGGTCAGGCGACCCGAAGACCAGCCGTCAGCCTACCGCCCTATCGTCTTGATCGACGAGATTTGTAAGACGATGGAGAGGATCGTAGTGGCGCGTCTCGACCGCCATCTAGAGAGCGTCGGCCCGAACTTGAGCGATGCTCAGTTCGGGTTCCGGTCTCGTCGATCGACGATGGATGCGGTGGCACGGCTCCGGTCTATTACGAGGGAGGAGATCTCTCGGGGCGGGGTGGTGTTGGTTGTCTCATTAGACATCTCCAACGCATTCAACACCCTGCCCTGGGAAACCATAAAAGAGGCCCTTCGGTACCACCGAGTGCCGGGATACCTTTGCAGACTCGTGGGCGACTATCTGTCGGAGCGCTCGGTGCAGTACCCTACTAAAGAGGGATGGGAAGAGCAGGAGGTGGACTGCGGCGTCCCGCAGGGTTCGGCTCTCGGCCCGAAACTGTGGGACATGGGTTATGACCACGTGCTTCGCGGTGCCAACTTACCCGGCGTGGAGTTGATCGCGTACGCGGACGACACCGCGGCGGTCTGCCGCGCCAAAACACACCGCGAAGCCGTAATACTTGCGACGGCAGCTGTTGCACAAGTTGTGCGCAGAATACAGGCGCTAGGCTTGACGGTGGCGCTTAACAAATCTGAGGCCATCATCTTTCATGGGCCCAGAAACGCGCCGACGCCCGGTTTGGCGGTGATAGTCGGTGGAACATCCATCCCAGTATCGTCAACTCTGacatacttaggactggtactcGATAGTCGGTGGTCCTTTAAGGAGCACTTCCGCCGGCTATCCGAGAAGGTAGCGAAGGCAGCAGGAGCTCTAGCATCGCTGCTCCCCAACCTAGGGGGCCCGAGCCTGAGCTGTCGGCGCCTGTACATGGGCGTTGTACGCTCCATGGCCATGTACGGTGCGCCGATCTGGGCCGAAAATTTGTCAGCCAAAAACAGGCTCATCCTTGGTCGGCTACAAAGAACGATGGCAACGCGAGCAGTGCGCGGGTATCGCACCATCTCCCGGGATGCTGCGTGCCTGCTCGCCGGAAGCGTCCCATGGGACCTGGACGCAAGAGCCCTCGCCGATGTGTACTGGCGTAGCGCAGAAGTccgcgcggggggcagcaaTCCCCTTCcggacgccgtacgtcggtggagggacGAAGCCAGAGACAGGGCCCTGGAGTTGTGGGAGGAGCGTCTCTTGGAGCCGCGTGTAAGCGTAGACCTCATAGGGGCTATTCGCCCAGTATTCAGAGAGTGGGTGGACCGAAAGAAAGGCGCCCTCTCGTTCCGCCTcacacaggtgctgaccgggcacggctgcttcggtcggtacctgtgcgagATCGTCGGAAGGGAGGAGACGACGCGGTGCCACCACTGTGACGACGAAAGGGACACGGCCGCGCACACCTTAACGGCTTGTCCCTCTTGGACACGACAACGTGCGGCATTAACGGCCGCCATCGGACCGGACTTATCACTGCCAGCGTTGGTAAGTGCCATGCTGAGCAGTGAGCAAAACTGGAGGGACGTGGAGAAGTTCGCCGAAGAGGTGATCTCCAACAAAGAAGaggcagagcgcgatagagaaagGCGGGCGCTGGACCCTCTTCGACGAAGACGACCAAGGCGACGTGTCATCCGGAATGATAACTTGCCGCCGTAAATGGGGAGCTCAGGGTGGcggtatggggatgccgtcACTCATTGCACCGAGTCCCCGAGAGGGTCGCGATGCGCAGTGTACTCTTCGCGCATCGCGACGACAGAGAGAGTCGCCTATGCAAGCCCCGAAAGGGCTCTGTTTGGTGACAGAAGCATAGCGACAGTGCTTCAAAGAGGACGGGCCCGCCATTGATACGCGGGCGGTCGATTGTCGAGCCACGGAGTAGAGCTCACGCGTTCTCGCGACTCGGCAACGGGAAGACGAAGAGTAccgacgggttttagtgggtaggtctgcggtcacttaccatccttacgaccgcagcgagccccacatactcgtgggggagtccccaattcccccgggatgcgtcaatgcatttcccgtcgaaaaaaaaaaaaaaaaaaaaaaaaaaaaaaaaaaaaaaaaaaaaaaaaaaaaaaaaaaaaaaagggttaaGGGCTATTTATTAAAGCTATTGCAATAAAcccaaacacaaaaaaatacttgaaTCCTTCTCATTGAGGGCATAAAATAAGCTCCATATTTGACGAGAGAGCTGACGATGATGAAATTATTGTAGCTAAGAACTTTTAAATCAACTTTACCGAATTTTAAATCGACTTCGGTATTAATACTTTGGGgtacgtatattatattataattttcactgtgaaagtagcagtgctaaaagagttacttttgagtTCCATGTTTCTATGGAAAATACGCCaatatgataaataatatagtatttctttataactattttatggCATATTCATAATGTTGGCGTATTTTCCATGCACAAGTATATATTTATGCAATGAACTATACAgagtgttacaaaactaagtgataataatttagggtgtgtacatgttccttgtagagagttcactgtgaaagtagcagcgctgaaagaccaaattttttttacttttgtatgggcgagcgccccagcgtcacgagtttctccatacaaaagtgaaaaaaattggtctttcagcgctgctactttcacagtgaactctctacaaggaatacatacacaccctaaagtattattacttagttttgttacactttgtataggtatgggtaatactttattttgttatacattgtataatatgtattatttagaggaaatacattttttatgttcgtgagtactgagtacagaacaaacatcatatttaaatacctaatacatcattttattataatacaaaattcattaaaGATTTCGTTTATATCAAGTGGTGAACATGGCCTCTCTGCTAATCCTTACTCTGTATCGACAGTTTACCACGTGATCACActatttctgaaaatattaaaatcgacgaTGGCTTGCTATGTAAATATGCACCTAtcgagcgccatctattgagctaGTTTGCCTCAAATTCTAAAACGTCAGTCAGTGGCCTATAATCCCGCcttaaggaaggcgaaattttgcacgtaagttacATACATTTATTGGATTTTTTGTAAtgtctattgatttcattggattaatggtcatgttgtttacactaattaatgtttatttatgatttattatcCATTTTcgctaacaatataaagggtgtctactattagttcttgaaaatgtaaaaaacctaatagatgacatggaactcatatcatcattttgcaatatatactaaagttattttgtagtttattctactgcaaatatcatcaatattctctgaaaatataattctattaacaagctaacaaattagaactactttACCTAAAAATTGCCATATAATTAGACCttgtctgatctaaaaatcgattgctttagttttttagcagtaaaaagaagaaaaaggagagctgagaaaagaaagaagaaaaaagaagaggcaagagaagcatggagactaaagactgaaaataaatttgctaggaaaaaataagtatatgaaaaataaaaataaaaggaaagatagttttagcatggaagaagaatggatagaatctggagacaacgtggataatatttcatatgcatgtagtaactataatgaagtaaatgaaatcttttgaaaaaacggcaaataaagacctaataataggaaaaatgttaaatgtaatgtaatgttctatgtcaagtataagttcatattggtgtctactattagtgatgttcgttttctgtgatgtcgtctattagttgttatgactaagtttacaaaaagaccaataatttattttttaattgatttgtcagtgaataatcataatagttttattttgtaagagttactgaagacatggaagaagttatcaatcctttattttaataaatataatatattttacaacattaaaatgttccatgtttccttaaagcgtctgccattagtgcttttaccttatatattttgtataagtacttaaaaaatgAATATGAGATCAGTTCATTACAGGTGCTTTCATTTATAACAGCAGGTATTAGGAATCAAAACTTCGGTACAcagtgttattttatatttataataatttactatacaaacattaataagggaagatgcgatatttttatttttgtgtttattttaaagaactccatgtagaatagaccgcaagtatattaaaaaaattaaaacactacaATTTATGTACTGCAAAAAAATacggtttaaaattgtcaatttaaattttggcgccaaaacggatctatattctgtatgacgtcacatggacgtcactactgtttgacaattatCAATGACAACGGGTGACAACGGCCCGACCTGAACGTATaggtcagttaactaaagctggcacgTTCACAGTACTCACACATAAGCAATTTCACCATAGAcgtaatatatactgtcgtatagaccacctgacaacccgaaaatgcgtgaccattttcgatctgtcaatgtgtgcgtgtgctagtgatgtatattttactatcgatagtatagtattttgctatcgatagtatagtacgttcgagttattttacctcagtttctataataaataaataatatgcaactttgacagatttgtatttctaATTAAGTATCATAAATTTTGGTGACGATTGagaagtagatacacattttcttttggaatgatttttcaatcgtcggatatgttatgacatgaggttcttataggggtaaataatatacacataacacattataaagttacttatttattactcaggtaaaatctatctggtaaatcagcccttacattgaaagtaaacgttgaaagtaaacaacacacagagtatattatattttattcttaaattaaatacatatcataaaatatcataatattttttattacaattatttttaaccgacttccaaacaggagattcttttgttgtacattgtattgttccgagtaggtatcatgttcacaaaagtggtggtctggtgatggaaaccatgagaaatcgaggtgactccttgatattcaaatgggaacatatggtcccagaaaacgttcaaaatctttcgattaataaatttaaaaaagtagtcaaagaacgttttcataaacgatggcacatcttgggagtagaatgctgaatgactgcttgcaaggctacttctacatgacttacaattattatgtgtctatctatgtttacattgtataatttttagttacagcattgtaaattttattttaaaagattattttttttctcactttttttttggtaaaaagtggaccccgtgcgagtttcttacgccggttcttctcgtcggcttagttcccgaaccggtggtaggcaccatgtattctgaaaatatattttatttaagatttgttcagaaataaagcaattttgatttttatttgttttaacaccaactgtaagtatagaaaacgttaaggacagctaaaaagagtaGTTAgtattaccttggaagtcggttttaactttttgtttaaaaaaaattaaaaccgacttccaaggtaatgacaatagtaatattatacttaaatgaactaaaaagtattaaataattcttattctgtactcagtattaattctgttctcaatcttcattatttttgcaATCGCTACCAGCTAAACTAATCggcagttctctgacagaataggtataactgcaacttatatacttaggactggtaccgacttcaaaattatgaagattgagtacagaataaggattatttaatactttttagttcatttaagtataatcttaaatgaactaaaaagcaataattgcttataattgcttatttttaataattgcttcagtaacaagtgcaacagtatgtcaaacttactggtacaaataaagttgggatagctcctttaaccaaaatagtatttattctacttttttaaaaaaaatttcaatgaaatgtttgctacatattgttgaatttttcttgggattccaaccaacatgcccaattaatttcagccattttcctcttattagaggatcttgagggaatctgtaaaacaaatgattatgatatataaaccttcctctagttttggagtcactctatattatagtagttatattatattagctattaaataaataaataataaaaattcggacaccccgccccgctcatacattttgacacgtcagaaattcttttagtatgatgggtctacaacaaaatgtatgaacaaagTGCATTCCGCCGGCCGTCCGAATTTtgctgatcagaaatttcggataatgtgcggccgggcttaagttgataaatataaaggtaaatgatttttattttagttttatgttaatgtaaaatatcgataagtatatcgataaatttgattcaagcactagtgtatatgtaaaaaattttgatgaaaaatttttcttcaaaatttgtgtaatataagaacaatagtacctttagttacgcaaaatatgaaagtaaaagaaaagattcacaatattttatttgaaatagagaactaaagacagactatagcaaaaataaacacatcatagcaattaggacatgaagattaattacctgtgaaatgtatatttttcaggattattcttatgatttacactgctaacacttacagcacaagtcatcatttttaaatataataatatttattaaaaataacaaacaaattaaacaatatattggaaataccgaaagggcataaaaacgactaacgacttttgacgacctgtcaaataaaagtggttacaattttcattagactgcctctctcttttcatcttgttataattccataaaggattttcttctctctcgcactctttgttggtctttagcattataggtttatgaatttcactatacagtatttttaaaaataaaagattttgtaGGTAGACTAGAGTCCCGAACGCTGGCCGCGCACCGATCACAGTTCACACGTGACTGACTTGTAACATcacgctgtatttataaacagtagcaaaagaaaaacaaagaCTGTCTCCTTCACGCTCATAAGATAGACCGCGCGTGAGAGAGACGGGCAGACTATTCATGATCCATGATGCGTATGCAGTACGACGAGTGACGACACGCCACATGCTTATTCACAGACACTACAAAAGCGCAATGTGTAAATGTGTTGATcgtgccagctttagttaactgacctATACCTATCAAAAAGTTGCCAAGCACCGCGTTCCATTTCCGCGTTAATAACGATAAAATCGCTCAAAATGGAGGCATTTTAATCCTTTTTAACGcttaatggaacgcggggatagcatacagtgtgacgtcactgaacgcaAATTGatgttttgaaatccgttccgtttcaagttacttttaattcgtattttttgttaaaaaataatattttataaaatattgacatTGCAGTGGTCcttcttttacattttttaacgttttaatagcaaaattttcataaatattatatttgcatgttgcCTTTTAATAATACTCTTATTATTATCAGCAAAAGATTACAGAAACGACAGAAACGAAAAGTCattttctacaaaatataattatataatagtcATTagcaatttgtttttatttgcagctaaaatatttttataaatgagcACACTGAAATGCACAAATGGAACGCATTTTATcactttcattttataaaattgaacGCATCCATAATTTACAcgtaaaagcgccatctgtgtaaaatatttaaaaacttttatgtaagaaaaatacctttataattatgttctaaattattttatcgataaaatctAAGcacaaaataga
This genomic window from Aricia agestis chromosome 17, ilAriAges1.1, whole genome shotgun sequence contains:
- the LOC121735689 gene encoding uncharacterized protein LOC121735689; translation: MENKHADNSPRVGTGNAGESHTPASAGDRAMYTGGPKHALKERGRNNDFGNDLMDDERQCDLVMTTASEGGSRAATPASIGTRSGFFRRPGGDSGESGDESAASHNPGVDSERGRTRATFRRKRRGSELENSPEKDRGAAAKPSSKRGRGRPPITGKYVGLYKTKKDLLDIKQRELDVEVEKELLDVTKGLPNLRSNRLSESSLSDRIMAEDEVTTAKLGEAITQSLAAISAVTQKSKNLKGTSIAALKKASCTIKEACVCLLSRTVSEETRALAAENTRLSRELEVMKKELEAVKRKLADAQPQSAPTIKEPNVEELLQRALREAVSVMNARMDARLEGLEARLLPEPRLRPPLAADKKKESDASTSVARPQLPEMEKEIPPPPGPSVSTLMPPTNPGPKPKRTKKRRKSAAAVEAPTARSDATTAAVATQPTASPSWTEVVKRGKTPKKAGDRKKTLKKKEKKKKERQLRAPKTAAVVLTLIPDAEKNGVTYQDVIDKAKLHLDLTALDIPAVKFKRAITGARMYEVSGAECKERADALASKLREIVGEDMVRVSRPQKCAELRITGLDDSATATEITAAVARKGGCRPEDIRVGEIRVDRRGRGMAWVKCPVEAAKLVMAPPTRVCVGWTVAQVTLLSQRTMRCFRCHEEGHTRATCSSETDRSELCFRCGQAGHSTKQCGNPPHCALCCHNIYGGPQCQSGHHGGPITATLRFLQGNLNHCAAAQDLWVQVLLQWEIDVGIIAEPYRVLDRSDWVGDVDSLVAIVFGPKIVPPSSRNAIRGRGFVVAILGTLTVVGVYFSPNKPIVEFEALLLQLTAVVEGSSRPVVVAGDFNAKSPLWGSPAANARGRLLEDWLVTTGLVLANRGASSTCVRPQGESIVDLTLVSPAIAPRITEWKVLSRIETLSDHLYIRFVVSAHLTEPGRSFTPGTGLRWSLKKLDRDLLKEAAAVASWAPLPSEDVEECAEWLIEAAHNICDASMPRAGPAVPRRQTYWWSPDLKRLRDECVAARRRYLRYRRRRIRSEAEEESIYDGYRTARHNLRDAIRLAKKTAWEEFLGTLEQDPWGRPYKWVRQKLRPAAPPLTQSLPPEFCRTIVSALFPPRAEWSPPTMAPPTAETEEEEIPPVTAGELAAAVHKMALQNKAPGLDGVPGRVWVLAMEQMEERVLALLNMCFVQGRIPRRWKTGKLVLLRKVRRPEDQPSAYRPIVLIDEICKTMERIVVARLDRHLESVGPNLSDAQFGFRSRRSTMDAVARLRSITREEISRGGVVLVVSLDISNAFNTLPWETIKEALRYHRVPGYLCRLVGDYLSERSVQYPTKEGWEEQEVDCGVPQGSALGPKLWDMGYDHVLRGANLPGVELIAYADDTAAVCRAKTHREAVILATAAVAQVVRRIQALGLTVALNKSEAIIFHGPRNAPTPGLAVIVGGTSIPVSSTLTYLGLVLDSRWSFKEHFRRLSEKVAKAAGALASLLPNLGGPSLSCRRLYMGVVRSMAMYGAPIWAENLSAKNRLILGRLQRTMATRAVRGYRTISRDAACLLAGSVPWDLDARALADVYWRSAEVRAGGSNPLPDAVRRWRDEARDRALELWEERLLEPRVSVDLIGAIRPVFREWVDRKKGALSFRLTQVLTGHGCFGRYLCEIVGREETTRCHHCDDERDTAAHTLTACPSWTRQRAALTAAIGPDLSLPALVSAMLSSEQNWRDVEKFAEEVISNKEEAERDRERRALDPLRRRRPRRRVIRNDNLPP